From Hydractinia symbiolongicarpus strain clone_291-10 chromosome 11, HSymV2.1, whole genome shotgun sequence, the proteins below share one genomic window:
- the LOC130614333 gene encoding bis(5'-adenosyl)-triphosphatase ENPP4-like: MIPQTQLNLIERMKSLLCFVFLSVVLCTIQKKANNKNQKILLVSLDGFRWNFREKTETPNLDKIVNKHGVSVEYVLNVFPTSTLPNHQSIVTGLYPENHGIIDNSFLNPEDGTIFNGGLDSKWWNQSTPIWIENQIQGHESGVCFWPGYQVNYKNKTPSYTPDEKFKAPYETTEKKDMELNDRLDLVIDWLKKDNVTFVALYTECVDETAHDHSPDSNETKSKLLMMKAINTIDEFIGTLQDKLEEEDLKSFVNVIMIGDHGHINTSSSRVLQLDDYVDSKHDLRYISGFTNIFLYTKHNKTKSAYEKLKKGSEKEDSHFKVYLKEDIPEDFHVKKNNRTAPILILPDPGWIMTNQKEKVPYLKGDWKRGEHGYSIYERNMNPGFYAFGPMFRQGYRKTFIRTVDIYSLMCFILNLKPHANDGDFDKVKDVFKGRN, translated from the exons ATGATACCACAAACACAGTTGAACTTGATAGAGAGAATGAAAAGtttattatgttttgtttttctctctGTCGTATTGTGTACCATTCAAAAAAAAGCGaacaataaaaatcaaaaaattttgctTGTCTCACTTGATGGATTTCGATGGAATTTTCGAGAAAAAACGGAAACGCCAAATTTGgacaaaattgtaaacaaacatggcgtCTCGGTGGAATACGTATTAAATGTCTTTCCGACGTCCACACTTCCAAACCATCAAAGTATTGTCACTGGTTTATATCCAGAGAACCATGGAATAATCGATAATAGTTTTTTAAATCCAGAAGATGGAACCATCTTTAACGGCGGTTTAGATTCAAAATGGTGGAATCAATCGACTCCGATATGGATAGAAAACCAAATACAGGGCCATGAAAGCGGTGTATGCTTTTGGCCAGGTTATCAGGTaaactataaaaacaaaacccCAAGCTACACACCCGATGAAAAATTTAAAGCTCCTTATGAgacaacagaaaaaaaagatatgGAATTAAACGATCGACTTGATCTAGTtattgattggttaaaaaaagacaATGTGACTTTTGTTGCCTTATACACTGAATGCGTGGATGAAACAGCACACGACCATTCACCAGATAGTAATGAAACTAAAAGTAAATTATTGATGATGAAAGCAATTAATACGATAGACGAGTTTATTGGTACCTTGCAAGACAAACTTGAAGAGGAAGATTTAAAATCCTTTGTCAATGTTATTATGATAG GTGACCATGGACATATCAACACATCTTCAAGTCGTGTGCTTCAGTTAGATGACTACGTGGATTCAAAGCATGACCTTCGCTATATAAGTGGCTtcacaaatatttttctttacacAAAGCATAACAAAACGAAATCAGCttatgaaaagttaaaaaagggaAGCGAGAAAGAAGACtcgcattttaaagtttatttaaaagaaGATATACCCGAAGACTTTCATGTGAAAAAAAACAATCGCACGGCACCGATTTTAATTTTACCCGATCCCGGATGGATAATGACAAACCAAAAGGAAAAGGTGCCTTATTTAAAAGGGGATTGGAAACGAGGAGAACACGGATACAGTATTTATGAAAGAAATATGAACCCTGGATTTTATGCTTTTGGACCGATGTTTCGTCAAGGTTACCGAAAAACTTTTATTAGGACCGTAGACATATATTCCCTAATGTGTTTCATCCTAAATTTAAAACCACATGCAAACGATGGAGATTTTGACAAAGTAAAAGATGTTTTTAAAGGAAGAAATTGA
- the LOC130613982 gene encoding zinc metalloproteinase nas-15-like: protein MTSLWFMLAFISVTYAWNKHMEVPGMYQGDILLTPEQREKLNRDPNSFGSIVGRRWPGGKIAYQIASNLGSRARNAISAAIADYHKYTCLRFSPRQGERNYIDFVYSTGCNSPVGMYGRNRISLDSGCWDKGTVLHEIGHSIGLQHEQCRPDRDGFVKVHLQNINGPWAYAFNKERNVNSLGTPYDLKSMMHYSSTAFAKRGTKTITTKDPSKQHLIDTYNRISGFSEMDIKQIGLMYNHICTGGPPPSGVPPPDNCKNNHQRCQEWANRGECQKNPRYMHHNCKKSCNKC, encoded by the exons ATGACTTCTTTGTGGTTTATGTTAGCCTTCATCTCCGTAACTTATGCATGGAACAAACATATGGAag ttccTGGCATGTATCAAGGGGATATTTTGCTGACTCCCGAACAACGTGAAAAATTAAACAGGGATCCGAATTCTTTTGGCTCAATCGTTGGTAGAAGATGGCCTGGTGGTAAAATCGCATATCAGATTGCCAGTAACCTTG GATCACGTGCAAGAAATGCAATTAGCGCTGCGATAGCAGATTATCACAAATACACCTGTTTACGTTTCTCACCAAGACAGGGAGAGAGAAATTATATCGACTTTGTTTATTCCACTGG TTGTAACTCTCCCGTTGGTATGTACGGAAGAAATAGGATATCGTTAGATTCTGGATGTTGGGACAAAGGAACAGTACTTCATGAGATTGGACATAGCATCG GTTTGCAGCACGAACAATGTCGTCCAGATCGGGATGGTTTCGTTAAAGTTCACTTACAGAACATCAATGGAC CATGGGCAtatgcttttaacaaagaaagaaATGTAAACTCTTTGGGTACACCTTACGATCTCAAATCAATGATGCATTACAg CTCCACAGCTTTTGCAAAACGTGGTACAAAGACAATCACTACGAAGGATCCAAGTAAACAACATTTGATTGACACATACAACAGAATCAGTGGATTCAGTGAAATGGACATCAAACAAATTGGACTCATGTATAATCACATTTGTACTGGAG GACCGCCACCGAGCGGTGTTCCACCGCCAGACAACTGCAAAAATAATCACCAGAGATGTCAAGAATGGGCAAATCGTGGAGAATGTCAGAAGAATCCGCGTTACATGCATCACAATTGTAAAAAGTCGTGCAATAAATGCTAA
- the LOC130613981 gene encoding cytoplasmic dynein 1 light intermediate chain 1-like produces MADDREDNLFEKDKDKENFWKQILNEVSAQSLRRLAPNKRVLVLGDDGCGKTSLITRLRTPGDDELKKGAGLEYTYLNIHDEERDEHTRLSIWIQDGDKHYKDLLKYVVTKDTVKNVTIIICVDMAKPWNIIDSLENWCRILREHIHSLQLSAKELNEMERGIVKEFQDFQKIDITDEEPKSARSNPGEEEEEPVLPLGENVLVDNLGIPVVVVAAKSDHMSVLEKEWEYREEHFDFLQKHLRNFCLRCGAGLLYTSSKESCNTSLLYKYLVHRIYGFSLTVQPQVIEKDAIFIPMGWDNENKIKILDEHIKTFNSADSFKDHISKPISRKPISQEKEAVVVEDEQQFLEAQLVILNKAPSSSSSAQRPQQQAEHRSSQRTQMLSPGQRTGQRQGIPSAKGKMDPTKTAAAAQNSSETVLANFFNSLLNKNSTKGVKGAPANRSDVQAELEKMSKKPKEEK; encoded by the exons ATGGCGGATGACAGAGAGgataatttgtttgaaaaagatAAAGATAAGGAAAATTTTTG GAAACAAATTCTGAATGAAGTCTCTGCTCAGTCATTAAGAAGATTAGCACCTAATAAACGTGTGCTGGTGTTAG gtgATGATGGATGTGGAAAAACTAGTCTAATCACGAGATTACGGACTCCTGGCGATgacgaattaaaaaaaggagctGGACTTGAATATACATACTTGAATATTCATGATGAAGAAAGAGATG AGCACACAAGGTTGAGTATTTGGATTCAAGATGGCGACAAACATTATAAAGACTTGCTGAAATATGTTGTAACAAAagacactgtaaaaaatgtgacAATAATAATATGTGTTGATATGGCCAAGCCATGGAACATTATAGACAGTCTTGAAAACTGGTGTAGAATTTTAAGGGAACACATACATTCCCTTCAGTTATCAGCTAAAGAATTAAACGAAATGGAACGGGGAA ttgtaaaagAATTTCAAGACTTTCAAAAAATAGATATAACTGATGAAGAACCGAAATCTGCAAGATCGAACCCTGGTGAGGAAGAGGAAGAACCTGTACTGCCGTTAGGAGAAAATGTGCTGGTTGATAATCTAGGAATACCGGTTGTTGTAGTTGCTGCCAAG tcGGATCATATGTCTGTTCTGGAGAAAGAATGGGAATACAGAGAAGAACATTTTGACTTTCTTCAAAAACACTTACGAAACTTCTGCTTAAGAT GTGGAGCTGGTTTGTTGTACACATCATCGAAAGAGTCATGCAACACGTCgttattatataaatatttggTTCATCGTATATACGGTTTTTCACTCACCGTACAACCACAAGTGATTGAAAAAGATGCAATATTTAT ACCAATGGGTTGggacaatgaaaacaaaataaagattttagacgaacatattaaaacatttaattctGCCGACTCTTTTAAAGATCACATTAGCAAGCCAATCTCAAGAAAA ccGATAAGTCAAGAGAAAGAAGCAGTTGTGGTGGAAGATGAACAACAGTTTTTAGAAGCACAACTC GTAATACTCAACAAAGCACCGTCTTCATCGTCATCTGCGCAACGACCACAGCAGCAAGCG GAGCATCGAAGTTCTCAGAGAACACAAATGTTATCCCCGGGTCAAAGAACAGGTCAACGGCAAGGAATACCAAGTGCTAAAGGGAAG ATGGACCCAACAAAGACAGCAGCGGCAGCACAAAATTCATCCGAGACTGTGTTGGCGAATTTCTTTAATAGTcttttaaataagaacagtACGAAAGGTGTGAAAGGAGCACCGGCTAACAGAAGTGACGTCCAGGCTGAACTTgaaaaaatgtccaaaaaacCCAAGGAGGAGAAATAG
- the LOC130613729 gene encoding GTPase Era, mitochondrial-like, whose protein sequence is MSASRFYRKLGTLVRNQIRNSSTIDTNEKVLTIAIIGSPNAGKSTLVNSIVGARVSAVSHVAHTTRTFSNGILNIDNTQLVFTDTPGVVSHHEGRRLKMDKNHIRAPKRVAGSADMLAVVTDVSFRKTKDYIDETILSIINNHCNIPAILIMNKVDMLKRKEDLLFLTTLLMQDRKKDEWGYQPFGGSSRFKECFYISAKTGDGVDPLVKYFLSQAKHSNWQYSSDIYCDASVEAQIAEVFREKVLLLFSQEIPWQVKQETILFHEDNGFVRIHQKLTWPKKSQRRYVMTKYDELVELSKEELEYMFQCPIHITLDISQKDKMTKDDLMYF, encoded by the exons ATGTCAGCTTCAAGATTTTATCGAAAACTTGGAACTTTGGTTAGGAACCAAATTCGAAATTCTTCAACTATTGATACGAATGAAAAAGTGTTGACCATAGCAATTATTGGATCGCCCAATGCTGGCAAATCAACTCTTGTCAATTCCATAGTAGGTGCTCGTGTATCTGCTGTGTCTCATGTTGCACACACCACCAGAACTTTCTCAAATGGAATTTTAAACATTGATAACACACAACTGGTATTTACTGATACTCCTGGTGTCGTATCACACCATGAAGGGAGACGTTTGAAGATGGATAAAAACCATATTCGAGCCCCCAAAAGAGTAGCTGGTTCCGCGGACATGCTAGCTGTTGTTACAGATGTGTCATTTCGAAAAACTAAAGATTATATAGACGAAACTATTTTGAGCATAATAAATAACCATTGTAATATCCCAGCCATACTTATTATGAACAAAGTTGACATGCTTAAGCGAAAGGAGGATTTATTATTTCTGACGACATTGCTGATGCAAGACCGAAAAAAAGACGAATGGGGTTATCAGCCGTTTGGTGGTTCCAGTAGATTCAaggaatgtttttatatctCTGCTAAAACAGGCGATGGCGTAGACCCTTTAGTGAAATATTTCTTGTCGCAAGCAAAACATTCAAACTGGCAGTATTCGTCAGATATATATTGTGATGCCAGTGTTGAAGCACAAATAGCGGAAGTGTTTCGTGAAAAAGTGCTCCTGTTATTTTCACAAGAAATCCCTTGGCAAGTCAAACAG GAAACGATTCTTTTCCACGAAGATAATGGTTTCGTAAGGATCCATCAGAAGTTGACATGGCCGAAGAAGAGTCAGCGAAGATACGTAATGACAAAATATGACGAACTTGTGGAACTTTCCAAAGAGGAGCTTGAGTATATGTTCCAATGTCCAATTCACATTACGCTGGATATTAGTCAAAAGGATAAAATGACCAAAGATGATTTAatgtatttttga